TTGTGTGTTAAACCTGACACCCATATTACAATAAAACACTTTCCTCTCTAATATTGAGCAACAACACCaccatataaaaaataaaggtaaagtatattttttgtgcctaaaatttgataaaagttttaaaaatacccataaattttattttgttttaattttgactTAGAAGTTTTAGATTTACATCAAATtggctaatttttcaaaaaatttaaaaccgaTTCAACAACAATCCCTTAACACAAGCAAAGTAAGCagaatttttatgtattattgttagattggtcttaaatttttttaaaaagttagcTGTCAAaagtatatttgatgcaaataaaaaacttctagaataatattaaaacaaaataaaacttagagatatttttaaaatttttgtcaaaatttataaataaaagatatattttacccaaaaaataatttctgttAGTTTAATGATTCAACATATTCAATTAGAAGTCAGAGATTCCGGTTCAACTTTCGAGATTTATTATTTGTGTACCTTTTGATTGATCGAAATAGAACTGTTACTCTAGCTAATAGCTATAGCAACCAGCCTTCTAAATTGGAAACTTTATACCTCTAAACAAACggttttgttatttatttaaataaaaaaaatattttctattttataccattacaaaaaaaaattaatcttaaacTTCATAGACTATTTTCTATTTCGCAGACAATGAATACAAAATTAAGAGATAATAtgcataaatataatttttttataatgatataaaataaaaaataatttttttatttaaataaacaaaaaaccTCTAAACTAaaacatattttatttcttatttttaggataaattacacaagtaaaataattttagctcaaaattaCATAGATAtcctaaattaaaataagttaTATGTCATGTTCTAAACACTTTTATATGAATAGAAGAAAATTGATTCAATTTATGTTATTTACatgtaaatcaaattaaattgatttaatttaCTATGTATGTACTACATAAGTAGTAAATCGAATTAACttaatttaattcaatatttGTATAGGATAACCACAACTTTATTCGATTTAGTATTTGTACATattaagtttatttatttttattaattttaaaatataaatgtaaataaaaaagtatttttaaatccaaataaaatattaaaaactcaaaacaagtaagaatagaaatttaaattttatgttttagttcaaattccaaaaaattatatttttataaatttataaatttaaaatagaataataaataattttaaaaaatttattaaaaattatcttttaactctttaacatataaaaaattattactaagattttttatgttaaaaaattattataaaatatagtcCTTTTATATGATATAagagttaaaatttaaaaattttaatagtcAGAAGTAAGGCATAATATCATCAAAAtgtttgttttatatttaatttcatattaaataataatttaattattttttaaatttacatatcgtaaaaatatagttaatatttttataccATGCAAGTGTTTTTATTCATTGAAACTATtgttattctaaataaataaatgcatAAAAAAGTAATTGTCGAACCTCCTAAAGAAAAGGGATCTACCTTCACCGGCCACATTAGAAAAATAGGTAGCCAATCAATTTAGAGTTTTAGACACTTCTCTTTAAAAGAAATATCTCTTTGATTAAATTTACAGTCAGATTGGCAATTTAGCTACTGATTTACTTAACCAAATGGAGTTTGTGTTGGATTGAActcactaataataataattataaacaaaacaataaaaaaatactaatgaCTGTGCATCAGCAAAAGCACCAAATAAAAAGTACTTATGAGCTTAGTTGGAACAAGCTTAATAATCATGAAAGTGATGAGTTTATTTGCCACTTCCACTTCATCAGAGTTTGTCCTATACTTGGAAAAAAGTGGCATTTATCATGCACACACAAAAGTACAAATATCAGGTTTTTGCTTCAGATAGCCAAAggacttcttctttttttctttttttttttaaatttatttatatattttttatataaaaaagaatttCAGCTTTTCATAGTTAATTTTTCTATCACTAGTTAGCAGAACATTTTGTGGTTtttttcccttctcttttcctttttctattCCTAACATTATTACTCGTTCAATTAATTCTTCCATGGGAGATTTTTTTAACTGTATACAAGTATTCAAAGTCATTCAATTTCACAACCAGTTTTTGGTTCTTTCTCAGGGAAAATCATCACCCCccgcaataataataataataataataataataataataataagttaaaaacaaacaagaggctgagaagaaaaataagagtACCAAGTTGGTTTTCATTGGCCGTTGAGTTTCCCACCAAGttcacctttttctttttccttttttttttaaaattaatgcattaaaattattattaatagaaattttaaatttttattttaataaatatatgaaaatttaattatatacatatcttttaaaaaaatttaataaataattataatatatattcttaatatatatgttagttatttttttaataattttttttcttgggaCCTTCAGCACGCTGTGCTTAGTGCTTACTGCTCCTATAGGCTCAAGTGGGACTATCAAATGatcaaatagtatttttaaagaatatttatccaattttttattcttttctttttatatatttttagactttacaaattaaaattaaaataataaaaataattataaatctttttaaatattttccaTCAATTGTGGTCCCCCCCTTACTCCCCCCACTTGGTTgctactctctctctctctctctgtgcTGTCTTAGCCTGTTCTACTGATGAATGAACCTTTAATGCTCTCTTCTACACTCATAGCATGTTCCTACTCGTTTTCTGTTCTGCTTAGAAAAGCTCATTTCTTTCTCAATCTGGGGTGTGCTCACTGattcttcttatttctttttctttttaatttttctttttataaaggtggtggtggtggtggtgcacaacaacaacaactgaAGTTGGTGTAGTTTGAGGCTGCACATGCTGCTAGCTTTGGATATTTCTCTGTTGTTGTCTTCAACATTTAGCATCTATCCATTGTTCTTGTCTGGTGCAAAGGGAACTGCTCCATTTCAATACAAGAATCTGAATCCAGAATCCCCCCCCCCCTTTGATTAGAAAAACCCAAAAAGGTTCAAAAGGGTATTGCTTGGAGAAAGAAACCCTGAATATTGCTCTTTGGATTTTGATGTTGTTTTGTATCTGTGTTTAAGAGCTTTTTTTgccaaaaccataaaaaaaaaaagaagaaaagaagctTCTTTGCATAGTTATTTGGCTACCCTTCTTTGAGAAATAAGATTTTGGATTTGATGCTTGGTCGAAGATCATTATGGAGATGTTTCCAATTCTCTAGCATTCAGAACTATAATAGCTCAGTGGAAAGATATGAAGAATATTCTGAAGAAGCTTCATATCATGAATGAACAAggttcctcttcttcttcatcatctaAAGGCAACAGCAACAACAAGAAGTCCAGTGGTGGAACATCTTCATCCtctaagaataataagctttTAGAATCTCGGTCCCCTCAAAGTTCTGAGCATAAACCCTTCTCTGGCCTCTCCAATTGGTTGCATTCTGTTGCTAATAGGCAGAGTCCTAGTCCTCCATCTTCAAACCAAGCAGGAGGGGAGAGAATGGAGCAATCTGATACAGCGAGTAGTGCCGGTTTAGAGGTTATTTCGGCCTCAGCTGGGCGCGATTCGGAGTCTAGTAACTCCAGGGATCCAGAAGTGGAGGAGGAGTATCAGATACAATTGGCTCTGGAGCTAAGTGCAAAGGAGGATCCTGAGGCTGTGCAGATTGAAGCTGTTAAGCAGATCAGTTTAGGGTCTTGTGATCCTGATAATACGCCGGCTGAAGTCGTGGCCTACCGATACTGGGTAAGTCACTCTGATTCACCTTTTAAGAACATTGACTTTAGGTTGAAGTCACATTCTTGTTTGTTAAGCCACTGCTGCTGCTGGAAGAGAAGATTTTGGAAGACATAAGATTGATTATTGCATTGTTCTTAGAGAAGTATAAGACTTCCATGGAATTGTGTAAAGAATTTTCGATGAGGAAATGGTGCTTCATTTGCATAAGCATGGAGGGTATAAATCTACCTTAGAATAAAAAAAGGAGGACCCAGGAATGAAAAAAAGAATGGAACTAATGATCAAGGAATGTACTTAAATAGTTAAATCTTATTTTGCCCTAATTCATGTTCTTTGAGATAAAAGAAGAATTTTGTTAATAAGAAGATTAGAAAGAGATTGGAGGAGAAGAGACCCTCCTTAGAATAAagaataattaacaaaaaaaataatgtgtTTTACCTTTAACCTTCCTCTCACCCATGTGTAATGACAGGGATAGCAAATCATGATATCTGGTAGCCATATAGAATCTTCATTGGTAAATACATTAATAGCATTCTAAACTATGCTGTTTGGGTTGAAAATTCCAATATTATTCAGTTTCAGCATTTTATGAATCTGATTTACTTCCTAGACATTAATTGGGAGTTCAGAATATAAAAAATTGGTTGGCACCTTGATAAGAAGAAAGTGGAAACTATCCTCTTAGAGTTAAGGTTATATTTAAGTTTTGGTCAAATATAGTTCTGCATCAAGAACGGCCTTTCTGTTTTCAGATATTCGGCGATTGCCCTGATGAAATAATAGTTACATATTTTCCAGAAAAAAGGAATTTTTATTGTTCTTACCTGGATTAAGCTGTTTGGGATTTCCTGCATATTgtaacccccccccccccccctcttcctcctttcccttcttctctcttttatgATGCAACTTCTATTTTGTTTTAACCTTTGTTCAAAAGGCACTACTAAGTTTACCTTGTTTACTGTCTGATTTTCCATCATTTGTCACACAAAAATGATTGGCTCATGATATGGCATTATGGCTAGCCTAGTATATTCTATACTTTGTTGGGCTGGTTTCCTCAGAGATGAGACTTTTACATTTGAAATAGTGTGGGAGCCTTGTTGTAAGATCTTCGGTTATATACTTTTGCATGTGGTTTTCCTCTTCATAGAAATACATTTGGTTTTAGTTTCAGTTTTTTGGTTCTACAGATTAGAGGGATTAGGACTCATTTAGAGGGCTATTGCTTTTAGATGATCCAATTTTTTGATGGTCTTGATATTGAACGAACTATTCCTATGTCACTTGGTCTACTTGACTCTAATTTTGTCCTACATAATTATTTTCTAACTTATCTCATATCGTAGATTTATCCGTGCTTCACAGAATTACAATGCTCTTGGTTATGATGACAAGATCTTGGATGGTTTCTATGATCTCTATGGGATTTTAACCGAGTCAACCTCTTATAGAATGCCTTCGCTTGTCGATCTGCAAGGAACACTGGCCTCAGGTAGTGTCACATGGGAAGCTGTCTTGGTCAACAGGGCTGCTGATTCTAATTTGTTGAAACTCGAGGAAAGAGCCCTGGAGCTGACAATCACGCCAACGGGACCCAGCATGGAAGTAGTTATAGATAGCAATTTAGTGGGCAAGCTTGCGGTGTTAGTGGCTGATTATATGGGTGGTCCAGTTGGAGATCCAGAAAGCATGACAAGAGCATGGAAGAGTCTTAGTTATAGTCTGAAAGCAACCCTTGGCAGCATGGTTTTGCCACTCGGTTCTCTAACGATTGGATTGGCTAGGCATCGTGCATTGTTATTTAAGGTACTTATTACaccattttttttgttgttgcttgaatttcagttaataggacttagtttgtgCATTGTGTTTGCTTTTTGAGAATTCCACTTAACTTTCCTGAATTTCAGTACATGTAATAAAAATATCCTGCTTTTTATGTTAATGCAGGTTCTAGCGGATGGTTTGGGAATCCCATGCCGGTTGGTGAAAGGACAGCAGTATACCGGCTCTGACGATGTAGCAATAAATTTTGTCAAGATTGATGATGGAAGGTGACTGATATTGAAGTTCTACTATTTGTTAAGTAGGAAGAATTGCTTTGTTGAAATTTTATGATATACTCCTCTTGAATTGATATTAACTTCTTTGAGGTTTTGGTCCTCGATACTCAGTCGAGTAGACTACACATGATGTGGTAAGACTTGATGCTTCGTTGGCTGCATGTGATTCAAGGATGGAAAATTTATTATACTAGTGTCTTTGCAACTGGATTATATTTCCTGtcatagctttttctcaaattttcaaatactAATCTTTTTAAAGTGCTTGTAGTCGAATATCATATGATTCATTTCGGTGTCTTTCTTAAGTGAATGTTTCAAGCTTTGTTTAGTATCTATAATATGTGTTTGGTGTATATTTCAGGGAGTACATTGTTGACCTGATGGCAGATCCCGGGACACTTATTCCATCCGATGCAACTGGATCACACATTGAATATGTTGAATCTTCTTTTGTGGCAACTCCTTCATCAAGAAACCTTGATTCCTCTCATGTAGCATCATTGAACAGTGGTGTTGAAAGTTCATCTGAGGAAACATCAGAGTTTGGCATGTTGGACAAAGGGAACAATATATGTAAACATTTTTTGCATTCAGGGAAAGAATCTGGTATGAGCAGACTTGCTACGaggactgaagattcagtagGACCCTTGAGTGAATCAACTAGTCCCCATAATGTTGAGAAGATCACCGGGCGGGAAGCTCCAAATAGACCGAATCAACGATATGCACATGCAAGATCTCCTTCTTGGACTGAAGGGATTAGTTCCCCTGCCGTGCGCAGAATGAAAGTCAAAGATGTTTCATTATATATGATTGATGCTGCCAAGGAAAATCCTCACTTAGCTCAAAAACTACATGATGTTTTACTTGAAAGTGGTGTCATTGCTCCTCCAAAtttattttctgaaatttaTCACGAGTTAGGCTCCCCAActgaagaaaaagatgaacacaAACCAGAAAGTGGACAACAAGAGACTCAGGTTGATGAAAGTCTCGGTCCTACTTTGCCTCACCACAGAGTTCATCAGAAAGGAAGTTCAAGCATCCAGCCGGAGCACTCTAAGCCTGTAGAAGGTTTAGGAATAAACCTTCCTCTTGATCCGAAGTTAGCAGCTGTACAACATACACCATCCCAGGTAACATATGGGAAAAATGTTCCAGTTGCGGCGGCTGCAGCAGCAGCTGCTGCTGTTGTTGCTTCCTCTATGGTAGCTGCTGTAGCAAAGTCAAACACTGACTCGAACATTGATCTTCCAGTAGCTGCAGCAGCCACTGCAACTGCTGCAGCTGTAGTAGCAACCACTGCAGCTGTCAGCAAACAGTATGAGCAAGGCAGTCGAAGTGACGGGGACATGGATGGCACTGGTTATGAGCCAAAGGGTAGTGGTGATGGTGAGAATATTGTGGTAGGAGCAAATTCAGAAGGTGACAGAATATCTGATAGATCTATAGTAAGCAATGACAGTACAAAATCTGATTTTACATTAGATGATGTTGCCGAGTATGACATTCCGTGGGAGGAAATCACACTGGGTGAACGTATCGGACTTGGTATTAACTGCACTTTGCTCTATAAGATTTGGTTACATTCTTTTGTTAGATGgtgttatttataattttatacatataaattcACATATGTTGACTAAAATTACATTTTGGTGGCCTATCTTTTGCATTCAGGATCGTATGGAGAGGTATACCGTGGTGAATGGCGTGGAACAGTGAGTTTTATACTCTTGATCATAATTAATTGTGTTATTCCTACTCAGGCATACATTCCATATCTATCTTACAATTCAAACTGTATTTTCAACAAACAAACTATAAAATGTAACTTTTTTCTTAACTGAGCAAGGCCCAAGAAATTTTTGGCTGCAGTTTCATTTTTACCCTTAACAAAAGTAATCAATACTTGACTACCTTTTATGCTTGTCATTCTTTTTGGTTGTGTTTTTCTGTTAGGCTGTAGGTTTTTGAATTCTTACATTTACATCAGGTCTCTGCTTTGGTTTGTAGGAAGTTGCTGTAAAAAGATTTCTTGATCAAGATATATCTGGTGAATCACTTGAAGAATTCAAAAGTGAGGTAATATTTCATCAGTGTCTCTTTTTGTAGTTTCTAGTCATATGCTTATCTTTGTTGATGAATGATTTCATTTAGTACACATTTACAACTATCAGATGTGTTTTTTATGCTCCATAATGACGTATCAGATAGCTGCAATACTTTATTTAGATTGTTATTGTATTTGTCCCAGGCTAATTTGAAATTTGGATTAAATACTTTGTCCTGTTGAATTGCATTTTTTTAGAAGTTCTTGATGAAGATTGACCATTTCAAAGCATTTTGATGTAATCCTTGTTTTATTTCTCCAACATTTTATAGCTTCTATTGTTttgttatatacttccatcttgTGTGCATCTCTCTATGAATAGATTTCCTAATGCAATTTGAGAATATAGTGGTGCATGAATGTATATATAAGAGAACTGGAAAGAATATATTAGATGGAGACCAAGAAGTAGGGTTAGCACATTAGAGTTATTTAGTTCATGTAGTCGACTATAGTTATTCGAAAAAGTATTTTGTTTAATTCTTTTACGAATGCCAAAACTagttgtgcattttcatgattttttatatgattttacAGCATATTTAACATATAATGTAAGTTGCCATAGGTTCAAATAATGAAAAGACTGAGGCATCCAAATGTTGTTCTCTTCATGGGAGCAGTTACTCGACCTCCGAATCTTTCTATTGTTACCGAATTTCTTCCCAGGTAACTTAAGATTCCTTATTTCCTGAGACTCATATGAGACTCTGGATTGCAAATAGATCTTAGTATGTGGTACAGAATAGTGCCATGCAGGCCAAAAATATTACTTCTAAATGAACATCTAAAATATGTGATGTATGTTGTTAATAGCTCAAATGTCAATTGAGAAGTGATAAGCAAAAACAAGATGAAAATTTCATTTACTATTTGGTTAATCTGGACTCTTAACACTTTTCCAGGAGTTTTTACTATTTTGATTAATGTTGTTCTGGAAAGATTACTTTTAATGACTCTGAACTGTATATTTCCTATGCAGAGGAAGTTTGTACAGACTAATTCATCGACCAAACaatcaattagatgagcgaagGCGGTTGAGGATGGCCCTCGATACCGTAAGAttctgttttcttttcttgcaaTGTAGTTTCATTAAGCAAATTATTGCCATAATCAGTGAAATTCAGTTGATGTGACATATATCTCTTGACTCTTCAGGCCCGAGGAATGAACTATTTGCACAACTGCACTCCAGTGATTGTACACCGTGATTTGAAGTCACCAAATCTTCTTGttgataaaaattgggttgTGAAGGTGCCATCTAATTGTCATGATTGAATTTTCTTGATAGCATGCTGAATGCTACCTGTAGATatggtttattttttttttcacccttttttttcctttcgAAAAGGTATGTGATTTTGGCTTATCAAGAATGAAGCACAGTACATTCCTTTCTTCCAGATCAACTGCAGGAACAGTAAGCTGTCATAACCCTCATTTCTAAGCTCAAATACTGTGTCATACCCTCTGCCTTCCGAATTATTCGTTCTTTGATGctcttgtttttcattttgCTATATATTTTTATTCCCATTGTGCTTTATATTCTTTTGAAGATATATAAACATACACAAATGGAGACCCTTGCTATTATCTTTTAACAGAGTTTGAAAATCCAGGAGCTTCTTGCCACTTAAATATTCGTTATGTTTGGCATTTTATATTAATCCTTTTGTGATGATGAATACCTATCTTCAGCCTCGGCTTATGCTATCTTCAATTTATAATACAATTACTAGAAAAGTATAATAAGGTTTGAGAGAACGAGAGAAGGAAGAAaacagagagagaaagaaaggagAATTCAGAGAGAGATAAGAAATGTATGGTCTGCATTACTAGTGGGCTTATCACTAATCTGTGCTTATATATAGAGAAGAGTAGCTTGGTGTGCAAGCTAGTACAAAAGGCAGAACAGCCCCTTCATTCTTAAGTTAGTTATGATAGCTGTAACTAACTTACAGCTGTCCTATCGTAGCTGGCACTGTTCTAACAGCCAGCATTTCTCTCATAACTAACTCTTGTAACTCTTCTCTAGACTTTACCAGCTCATTCTATTATGATGAATGGTCTTTGGTAACAAATGAGcaaatcttttctaattttGTTGATGCCTAAACATGAAATTGTTCAATATTGCTtgttataattaaatttattaaagtTATTGTTTGGTAAGAGTTTTTGGACAAAACATATAAAGACAGGAGATAGAGATAATTGTGCAAATTTTCTGCATATCTGTATGTCTCCTTTTCAAATAGGTCTGTATCCTCTAGTGTTTTGTGTTTGTTCTCTGATAATTGCCAAATGGGGCCTTAGTGTAGCTACATGCGTTTCATCTATACCTCAATCTGCTCTCTTTCGTACGTGTGATCAGCTCCAATATTCTGCATGTATTTAGTTTTGCTCCTAAGGCTTTGTTTGGCATTGCAATACATTCATTTTTCATAACATGTTGCAGGCCGAGTGGATGGCGCCTGAAGTGTTAAGAAATGAACCTTCAAATGAAAAGTAAGCTCAGTTATCCTTGGTTTTCATCATTaagtttttctttattttgcttttggagGAGAATTTCATAGTCTGTTTTCCTCTCTAACCTGAATCATCTGGCATAGggaaaattaaatttgaattttcattaCATATAACTATTGTTCTTTGGCTTCCTTGTCTCGTCGATCTTCTCATTGGCTTTGCCACCCTTTTAAGCCCTTCACAATTTTATGATTATGACAAGTGGTGATTGTATATCCAGGTGCGATGTTTATAGCTTTGGAGTCATATTATGGGAGCTCTCTACTTTGCAACAGCCCTGGGGTGGAATGAATCCGATGCAAGTTGTGGGTGCTGTTGGTTTCCAGCATCGTCGCCTTGACATTCCAGATGATATGGACCCTGCCATCGCGGATATTATCAAGCAATGCTGGCAGACGTGAGTGTACTcttgcatcattcttgaatcATTTTTAAACTGGAAAGACTTGATTACACAATTTTTAATCTAGAAAGGCttggttgaaaaatatttgtataGTATATGGACTTAATAAAAAACTTCTATACTATAGGGATTTGTCGAAAATAGTTTGGCATATACAGCGATGTCCTTGCAAATGTTTAAGCTTTAGGAACTTTTAGAATACTTCAGCTACATGAATAAAATACACCTAATGCTTGGTGTGACTATATGATACTCTTTTTGTATTGTAGAGATCCAAAGTTGAGACCTACATTCGCTGAAATAATGGCAGCGCTGAAGCCGTTGCAGAAGCCGATCATTGGTTCTCAATCTCAAGTGCCGAAACCGGGTAGGCATGAGAAGGCTCAGTCATCGAGAGTTGGTGCAGACTCAGCAGGATAGGAAACAATTATACAGCTAACCATATCTTTGTTCGTTTTTGCTGATAAAGTAAATGATGGGAAGACAAGTTGTATAGTATTTTTGCTCATTCACTCTTGTGATTCTTTTCAGTCTTGtcccttttctttcctttttttatttctttctttccattttcttttaaaatgttttttgCAATCTGCAGTGGAGTCATTATCAGGTTGTACCATTTGTTTGTAAACAATTCTTTTGTAATTTTGTTATAATCAATTCTAAATTTTGATGTgcataaattattaaattatgagATGTTGCAGTTGTAGCTTGAATGGAAGAAGCATTGATAATGGGTGTAAATTGTTTGCTGCTGTAAATGCAAATCTatcacttattattattatataaaggAAAAGTATATGGAACCAAAAGGTTACCAgctaaaaactaaacaaaatcacattaatttatattaataattaattttaaatttttaaattcaaaattttaaaaatttaaaattaattaagtaaacttaattaaaatctataaaagtattcctcttctctttcatattaaCCTACCCacctccaataatcacacacacctctctctctctctccaatGCTGCTGGAAGTGCCGGCGACTTCCATGCTCTCCGCGATGCCCTCAACAAGCGCATCCAAGACAACTGCTTCAACACGAAATCCACCTTCAATCCCAGGGGGAGAGGTAGATGACGAGGTCAACGCTGGCAAGTTTAGCGGCGGCGAAGAGGTCAGTGAAGACGTCCTAAGTGTGTGGCGATTCTTAAAGTAGAagaggtgaagaagaaggaggagaacaAATGTTGTGCCGTTTTGTATCTCCCATCGCTTTCGCCGTCCTCGTGCACCAACTGTTCGGGCAATTGCAAATGTGTGGTTGTATGCTCATCAAAATGCGAGGGCAAATGTGACAGGTGCGAGAAATGCGAAAGTCCTAAATACAAATGCAGGTGTGTGTTAGTATGTTCAAAGTGTCAAAGTACAAAGTGTGATGGGAATAGGTGTCTTGTTATATGCTTCAAGTGCAAAAGCCCTACGTGTGATGGCCAATGTTGT
The genomic region above belongs to Arachis stenosperma cultivar V10309 chromosome 5, arast.V10309.gnm1.PFL2, whole genome shotgun sequence and contains:
- the LOC130981705 gene encoding probable serine/threonine-protein kinase SIS8 isoform X1, which codes for MKNILKKLHIMNEQGSSSSSSSKGNSNNKKSSGGTSSSSKNNKLLESRSPQSSEHKPFSGLSNWLHSVANRQSPSPPSSNQAGGERMEQSDTASSAGLEVISASAGRDSESSNSRDPEVEEEYQIQLALELSAKEDPEAVQIEAVKQISLGSCDPDNTPAEVVAYRYWNYNALGYDDKILDGFYDLYGILTESTSYRMPSLVDLQGTLASGSVTWEAVLVNRAADSNLLKLEERALELTITPTGPSMEVVIDSNLVGKLAVLVADYMGGPVGDPESMTRAWKSLSYSLKATLGSMVLPLGSLTIGLARHRALLFKVLADGLGIPCRLVKGQQYTGSDDVAINFVKIDDGREYIVDLMADPGTLIPSDATGSHIEYVESSFVATPSSRNLDSSHVASLNSGVESSSEETSEFGMLDKGNNICKHFLHSGKESGMSRLATRTEDSVGPLSESTSPHNVEKITGREAPNRPNQRYAHARSPSWTEGISSPAVRRMKVKDVSLYMIDAAKENPHLAQKLHDVLLESGVIAPPNLFSEIYHELGSPTEEKDEHKPESGQQETQVDESLGPTLPHHRVHQKGSSSIQPEHSKPVEGLGINLPLDPKLAAVQHTPSQVTYGKNVPVAAAAAAAAAVVASSMVAAVAKSNTDSNIDLPVAAAATATAAAVVATTAAVSKQYEQGSRSDGDMDGTGYEPKGSGDGENIVVGANSEGDRISDRSIVSNDSTKSDFTLDDVAEYDIPWEEITLGERIGLGSYGEVYRGEWRGTEVAVKRFLDQDISGESLEEFKSEVQIMKRLRHPNVVLFMGAVTRPPNLSIVTEFLPRGSLYRLIHRPNNQLDERRRLRMALDTARGMNYLHNCTPVIVHRDLKSPNLLVDKNWVVKVCDFGLSRMKHSTFLSSRSTAGTAEWMAPEVLRNEPSNEKCDVYSFGVILWELSTLQQPWGGMNPMQVVGAVGFQHRRLDIPDDMDPAIADIIKQCWQTDPKLRPTFAEIMAALKPLQKPIIGSQSQVPKPGRHEKAQSSRVGADSAG
- the LOC130981705 gene encoding probable serine/threonine-protein kinase SIS8 isoform X2, whose product is MPSLVDLQGTLASGSVTWEAVLVNRAADSNLLKLEERALELTITPTGPSMEVVIDSNLVGKLAVLVADYMGGPVGDPESMTRAWKSLSYSLKATLGSMVLPLGSLTIGLARHRALLFKVLADGLGIPCRLVKGQQYTGSDDVAINFVKIDDGREYIVDLMADPGTLIPSDATGSHIEYVESSFVATPSSRNLDSSHVASLNSGVESSSEETSEFGMLDKGNNICKHFLHSGKESGMSRLATRTEDSVGPLSESTSPHNVEKITGREAPNRPNQRYAHARSPSWTEGISSPAVRRMKVKDVSLYMIDAAKENPHLAQKLHDVLLESGVIAPPNLFSEIYHELGSPTEEKDEHKPESGQQETQVDESLGPTLPHHRVHQKGSSSIQPEHSKPVEGLGINLPLDPKLAAVQHTPSQVTYGKNVPVAAAAAAAAAVVASSMVAAVAKSNTDSNIDLPVAAAATATAAAVVATTAAVSKQYEQGSRSDGDMDGTGYEPKGSGDGENIVVGANSEGDRISDRSIVSNDSTKSDFTLDDVAEYDIPWEEITLGERIGLGSYGEVYRGEWRGTEVAVKRFLDQDISGESLEEFKSEVQIMKRLRHPNVVLFMGAVTRPPNLSIVTEFLPRGSLYRLIHRPNNQLDERRRLRMALDTARGMNYLHNCTPVIVHRDLKSPNLLVDKNWVVKVCDFGLSRMKHSTFLSSRSTAGTAEWMAPEVLRNEPSNEKCDVYSFGVILWELSTLQQPWGGMNPMQVVGAVGFQHRRLDIPDDMDPAIADIIKQCWQTDPKLRPTFAEIMAALKPLQKPIIGSQSQVPKPGRHEKAQSSRVGADSAG